TATCCGGTGGAAATAATACATCGGGGTTAAGCTGGCAAGGCGGTGTAGATACTGAAGATGTACTGGTATCGGTTAGAGATATTACAGTAGATTTCTTCAACACTACAGGAATGAAAATTATTGAAGGACGCGGATTTAGTAACAATCCTGCACAGGACAGTGTCAATATTATTGTCAGTGAATCTTTTGCAAAACTTATGGGTAGCGGCAGTGCCATTGGTAAAACTATAGAAGAAGATTATCCTGTGATAGGGGTTGTAAAAGATTATGTGTACGGAGATATGTATGGTTCAAGTGATCCTGTCATTTTTTTCAACGACCCTAGTCAAGCACGTTTTATGTATGTAAAAACTAAAACGGGAATAGAAACAGCATTGGCACTTAATGCAATGGAAGCAACGTTGCATAAGTTTAACCCGGCGTTTCCTTTTGAATATGAATTTGTGGATGACACTTACGATGCCAAATTTAAAAGTGAGCAATTAATAGGCAACCTATCCCAAGTTTTTGCACTGCTGGCCATCCTAATATCTTGTTTGGGACTCTTTGGCTTGTCCGCTTTTACTGCAGACCAACGTAGAAAGGAAATTGGCGTACGAAAGGTGCTAGGTTCAAGTATTACAGGTATTGTGGGCTTATTGTCTAAAGATTTTATGAAATTGGTAGGTATGGCGATAGTAATTGCAACGCCAATAGCCTGGTTGTTAATGCAGAATTGGTTAGAGGGTTTTGCATACAGAACTTCAATTAATGCTTGGGCGTTCATAATTGCCGGGGCGGTAGCCATTGTAATAGCGTTATTGACCATTAGTTTTCAAGCTATTAATGCAGCAAGGGTAAACCCGGTAAAAAGTCTAAGAACGGAGTAGGGGTATAGTAAATATATTGGACATAATCTGTATAAATATTTGACACTTAGTATTTTGTGTGTTTATATAAATAATTGAAAATCAATACCTTGTATTCTTGGCATAGAAATAGAATTTGATACTCCGTAATCAAGCATCAAAAAACGAGAACCATGTTTAAAAACTATCTAAAAATCGCCTGGAGGAGTCTAAAAAAGCAAGCCTTTTTCACTTTTCTAAACACCTTCGGTCTAGCCATAGGAATGGCGGGGGCATTAATTATATCGCTTTATATCTACGATGAGCTTAGTTATGATAAAATGTTTGCCAATGCAGATAGGATTTATCGTATAGACTCTGATATCAAATTTGGTGGAGCGGAAATTAAGGCGGGGGAATCTGCCGCACCAATGGCGGAAACCTTAAAAAGAGACTATCCACAGGTAGAAGCTTCAGTGCGATTTAGAACCATAGGTAGTGCTTATGTAAAGAAAGTTGGGGGAAACAGAAGTGCCAAAGAAAACCATATCACCTATGCCGATTCCACTGTCTTTGAATTTTTTGGGATAGACTTACTTGCGGGTGATGCCAAAACAGCATTAACGGGGACTAATTCATTAGTGCTTACTAAAACTGCAGCAGAAAAACATTTTGGTTCTACTGATGTTATAGGTCAAAATTTATTGTTGGATAATACCGATACCTATACGGTAACCGGTGTCATAGAAGATATGCCCAAAAATTCTTATTTCAATGATTACAGTGTGTTTTTGGCAATGGCGGGCAACGTGGCATCAAGAGAAGATAATTGGGGCGGTAATAATTATTTTACATTTATAAAGTTAATTCCCGGTGCCAAGGCTGAAGATTTTCAAGAGCCCTTACAAGGTATGTTAGAGCGTTATATGTTGCCATGGGCGCAAAAGTATTTTCCAGGTATGACGGCAGAGTCGTTTACGGCATCCGGTAATTACATTCGGTACCACACCATGCCCTTGACCGATATTCATTTGCATTCAGATAAAAGCTCGGAAATGAGTGCAACGAGCAGTATTCAGAATATCTACATTCTTTCTTTTATTGGGCTGTTCTTGATCATATTGGCAAGTGTTAATTTTATGAATTTGTCCACGGCTCATTCGTTAAAGAGAGCTAAAGAAGTAGGGGTGCGAAAAACCTTGGGCTCAAATAAACTGAATTTGGTCTTTCAATTTTTAACCGAATCAGGATTAATTGCATTTGTGTCTTTGTTAGCGGCACTATTGATTACACTGGTAGCTTTGCCGTTTTTCAATGGCTTTACAGGTAAATCAATTGAAATTCCGTTTACGCGGCCCTTATTCTGGTTGGCACTTTTGGGGGCAACTATGTTACTTGGGCTGTTGTCAGGAAGTTATCCTGCATTTTTTATGTCGAGGTTTACACCTGTTAAAACGTTAAAAGGTAACAGTTCTGAAAGTGTGGGCAATGGTAGGGTACGTAATGCCTTGGTAATTTTTCAATTTTCAATTTCGGTATTTCTTATTATCAGCACCTTGGTAGTATTTCAGCAATTGAATTACATACAGAATAAAGATTTGGGCTTCTCCAAGGACCAAGTATTGCTAATAAATGAATTGGGTGCATTAGGGTCCAAAACCAAGGCTTTTAAAGAACAGATTGCTAATATGGGTTTTGTAGAGAGTGCTAC
The sequence above is a segment of the Maribacter dokdonensis DSW-8 genome. Coding sequences within it:
- a CDS encoding ABC transporter permease; amino-acid sequence: MFKNYLKIAWRSLKKQAFFTFLNTFGLAIGMAGALIISLYIYDELSYDKMFANADRIYRIDSDIKFGGAEIKAGESAAPMAETLKRDYPQVEASVRFRTIGSAYVKKVGGNRSAKENHITYADSTVFEFFGIDLLAGDAKTALTGTNSLVLTKTAAEKHFGSTDVIGQNLLLDNTDTYTVTGVIEDMPKNSYFNDYSVFLAMAGNVASREDNWGGNNYFTFIKLIPGAKAEDFQEPLQGMLERYMLPWAQKYFPGMTAESFTASGNYIRYHTMPLTDIHLHSDKSSEMSATSSIQNIYILSFIGLFLIILASVNFMNLSTAHSLKRAKEVGVRKTLGSNKLNLVFQFLTESGLIAFVSLLAALLITLVALPFFNGFTGKSIEIPFTRPLFWLALLGATMLLGLLSGSYPAFFMSRFTPVKTLKGNSSESVGNGRVRNALVIFQFSISVFLIISTLVVFQQLNYIQNKDLGFSKDQVLLINELGALGSKTKAFKEQIANMGFVESATLSNYYPTPSWRSDTSFFEEGSRDQESAIQMQEWDVDTDYLKTMEMELVAGRDFNSAYTSDSTAIIINEATLPILNVTAEEALGMRISEEMDQENPAYYTIIGVVKDFHYRTLRTNIGALGMHLNSNAQNMAVRMSGGNYANNIAAIENTWNTMAPGQPFDYRFMDEAFNTTYEAEQKLSQIFFIFTMLSIFIACLGLFGLAAFNAEKRTKEIGVRKVLGATVSQISYRLTVDFLKLVGVAILISLPIGWFVMNKWLEDFSYRIEIGVGVFLLAAVLAIIVAILTVSYQSIKAAIVNPVKSLRSE